From Anopheles darlingi chromosome 2, idAnoDarlMG_H_01, whole genome shotgun sequence, the proteins below share one genomic window:
- the LOC125952698 gene encoding uncharacterized protein LOC125952698 — translation MANLLWSIIWLIVLIVVGFWVAFFCAGWYVLIYPLTVCIPDVSVVSDFLLLGAQFTHWCAKAMMEGKSLF, via the exons ATGGCTAACCTGTTGTGGTCCATCATTTGGCTGATCGTGCTGATCGTGGTAGGCTTCTGGGTGGCGTTCTTCTGCGCCGGCTGGTACGTGCTCATCTATCCGCTAACCGTCTGCATACCGGATGTATCG GTCGTGTCGGATTTCCTCCTGCTCGGTGCACAGTTTACGCACTGGTGTGCCAAGGCCATGATGGAGGGAAAATCTCTATTTTAA
- the LOC125948294 gene encoding uncharacterized protein LOC125948294, with the protein MDKINLAEFRKKLTKYSDNNAAYDEQKADLFRRMESLLKQRDACLKQLAKKIESARKLKDDVQDLKYEKQDALELLNSLQKKCDRLAETEEPTAIPAQVATVEDDDESTAQKQKEQLFLQLLRMNCNLYLQFDAASNEVRVLSLDSTKYFEFCIDSTINDSTERELVWANLGSTSPNLASWENLLENSL; encoded by the exons atggaCAAGATAAATCTGGCTGAATTTCGGAAAAAACTGACAAAATACAGCGATAACAACGCAGCGTACGACGAGCAAAAGGCCGATCTCTTTCGTCGAATGGAATCTCTTCTTAAACAGCGAG ACGCCTGCCTCAAACAGTTAGCTAAGAAAATTGAAAGCGCCAGGAAACTCAAGGACGACGTACAGGATCTAAAGTACGAAAAACAGGACGCGCTAGAGCTACTGAACAGCCTCCAGAAAAAGTGTGACCGACTTGCGGAAACTGAGGAACCTACAGCGATTCCGGCGCAAGTTGCAACCgtcgaagatgacgacgaaagCACCGCTCAAAAGCAGAAAGAGCA ATTGTTCCTCCAACTACTGCGAATGAACTGTAATCTGTATCTGCAATTCGACGCCGCCTCGAATGAAGTCCGGGTACTATCGCTGGACAGCACAAAATACTTCGAATTCTGCATCGATTCCACAATCAACGATTCTACTGAACGGGAACTAGTTTGGGCAAATCTTGGCAGTACCAGCCCAAACCTTGCTTCGTGGGAGAATCTTTTAGAGAATAGCCTTTGA
- the LOC125948295 gene encoding transcription initiation factor TFIID subunit 1-like: protein MMPAGHSEDDSQQAAEAMVQLSGTQYYNATQEESMEIDPNYDPSDFLGMSNRNNQAAVSDTNVYNQTSVDGTVSVDQTQSYSNSEYVDQSQQPYQQGSETGVVIGGDGTIPSEQVQPSLAYDPASGIPQQPEQDQQQQQQPPLPTLQSLHSDLAISDSDDEKSNLRMDVMRDENENDDNDDGDGLWF, encoded by the coding sequence ATGATGCCGGCGGGGCATAGTGAGGACGACAGCCAGCAGGCAGCGGAAGCTATGGTACAGCTAAGCGGAACGCAGTACTACAATGCAACGCAGGAAGAATCGATGGAGATTGATCCGAACTACGATCCGAGCGATTTCCTTGGCATGTCGAATCGTAACAATCAGGCGGCCGTCTCCGATACGAACGTTTACAACCAAACCTCAGTCGATGGTACGGTATCCGTTGATCAAACACAAAGCTATTCCAACAGCGAATATGTCGACCAGTCGCAGCAACCGTATCAGCAAGGTTCGGAGACGGGAGTGGTTATCGGTGGAGATGGAACCATCCCCTCGGAGCAAGTCCAACCTTCATTGGCCTACGATCCAGCTTCTGGTATACCTCAGCAACCAGAacaggaccagcagcagcagcaacaaccacctcTACCTACACTGCAATCGCTCCATTCCGATTTAGCCATTTCGGATAGTGACGACGAGAAGAGTAACCTACGGATGGATGTGATGcgggatgaaaatgaaaatgacgacaacgacgatggtgatgggctGTGGTTCTAA
- the LOC125948297 gene encoding probable peptidyl-tRNA hydrolase 2 translates to MFDSSLILGVSATLVSFAVGYTLAKHAKKHADPSPSPTTGDEPAENVFADFGGEYKMVLVVRNDLKMGKGKIGAQCGHAAVGAFETALKKTPAAVRKWQHSGQAKIALKVENELDMMEIYRTAKANNLNCCLIRDAGRTQIEPNSKTVLALGPAPNAAIDSITGHLKLL, encoded by the exons ATGTTCGATTCCTCCTTAATCCTTGGAGTTTCCGCTACGCTGGTTTCTTTCGCGGTGGGCTACACCCTGGCCAAGCATGCCAAAAAACATGCAGATCCTTCTCCAAGCCCCACAACCGGAGACGAGCCAGCCGAAAAT GTGTTTGCGGATTTCGGAGGCGAGTACAAGATGGTGCTGGTAGTCCGCAATGATCTAAAAATGGGGAAGGGCAAGATCGGAGCCCAGTGTGGTCATGCCGCGGTCGGGGCGTTCGAGACGGCGCTCAAGAAAACACCGGCTGCGGTGAGAAAATGGCAGCATAGCGGCCAGGCCAAGATAGCGCTCAAGGTGGAGAACGAGCTGGACATGATGGAAATTTACCGTACGGCCAAGGCGAACAATCTCAACTGTTGCCTGATACGCGATGCCGGACGGACGCAGATAGAACCGAACAGCAAAACGGTGCTAGCCCTGGGACCGGCCCCGAATGCGGCCATCGATAGCATAACGGGACATCTGAAACTTCTTTAG
- the LOC125948289 gene encoding endoplasmic reticulum mannosyl-oligosaccharide 1,2-alpha-mannosidase isoform X1 → MTMKTEHVSVTLPVSNEPLIVSSVASRKSLKRHWNQLSRFQKNLACILVAGCFIFYIIFFMRPLDDPSQSSDAAAIELIQIAPFKERHERVIAQSVVKEVKLTDNEGNAPAEESQLANAVAQQPDTSQAPLVLVHEEPKEIVDNEENVLEENHRVALPGAKDFKGPTNDRQRAVIEAFKHSWKGYKEYAWGHDNLKPISMGFSDWFGLGLTIVDSLDTLYIMDLQDEFDEARAWVEKYLKFDGNREVNLFEVTIRVVGGLLSAYHLSGDRMFLDKAIDLGNRLLPCFDSPSGIPFSDVNIGSLTAHAPKWSPDSSTSEVATIQLEFRDLSRTSDNPVFEKVAARVNLKIHELDKNEGLVPIFINANTGQFRNFATVSLGARADSYYEYLLKQWLQTGKKKDDYLIEDYQLSMRGVMNQLVRTTPNEKHLYIGELINGKDFKPKMDHLTCYLPGTLLLGYKNGMPKTHLRLATDLLETCYQTYMKQPTQLAPEITYFNVNGESETDIYVKTNDAHNLLRPEFIESLYYFYAITGNRTYQDMGWTIFEAFNRYTKVKNGYTSIGNVKSPLNTRPRDMMESFWLGETLKYFYLLFSDDRNEIDLDKYVFNTEAHPLPIRVDSTV, encoded by the exons atgacgatgaagacggAACACGTTTCGGTAACGCTACCGGTGAGCAACGAACCGTTAATTGTTAGTAGCGTGGCGAGTAGGAAAAGCCTTAAACGA CACTGGAATCAGCTGTCTCGGTTTCAAAAGAATCTGGCCTGCATTTTAGTTGCcggatgtttcattttctacaTCATATTCTTCATGCGGCCTCTAGACGATCCTTCCCAAAGCTCGGACGCGGCTGCGATTGAGCTAATACAGATAGCACCGTTTAAAGAGAGG CACGAACGAGTCATAGCTCAATCGGTTGTGAAGGAAGTTAAATTAACGGACAACGAGGGAAATGCTCCAGCGGAGGAATCACAGTTGGCGAACGCGGTTGCACAGCAACCCGACACCAGCCAGGCGCCGCTCGTGCTCGTTCACGAAGAACCAAAGGAAATCGTTGATAACGAGGAAAACGTCCTGGAAGAGAACCATCGGGTGGCACTACCCGGGGCGAAGGACTTTAAG GGCCCAACGAATGATCGGCAGAGGGCAGTGATCGAAGCCTTCAAACACTCGTGGAAGGGCTACAAAGAGTACGCTTGGGGTCATGACAATCTGAAACCGATCTCCATGGGCTTCTCGGATTGGTTCGGCTTGGGCCTAACCATCGTCGATTCGCTTGATACACTCTACATCATGGATTTGCAAGACGAGTTCGACGAGGCACGGGCCTGGGTGGAAAAGTATCTTAAATTCGACGGCAACCGTGAGGTTAATCTGTTCGAGGTAACGATCCGCGTCGTTGGTGGCTTGCTGAGTGCCTATCATCTCAGCGGCGATCGGATGTTTCTCGATAAAGCAATCGATCTAGGCAATCGGTTGTTGCCATGCTTCGATTCCCCTTCCGGCATTCCTTTCTCGGACGTTAACATTGGTTCATTGACGGCTCACGCACCTAAGTGGTCACCGGACAGCTCGACCAGCGAGGTCGCAACGATACAGTTAGAGTTTCGTGATCTTTCGCGTACCTCCGACAATCCGGTCTTCGAGAAG GTGGCTGCTAGAGTGAATCTCAAGATACACGAACTGGACAAGAACGAAGGTCTGGTGCCGATTTTCATCAACGCTAACACGGGACAGTTCCGCAACTTTGCAACGGTGTCGCTTGGCGCTCGGGCCGATTCGTATTACGAGTATTTATTAAAACAGTGGCTTcaaacgggaaaaaagaaggatgATTA TCTCATCGAAGACTATCAACTGTCGATGCGCGGCGTTATGAATCAGCTCGTCCGAACTACACCAAATGAGAAGCACCTGTACATCGGTGAGCTGATCAATGGCAAGGACTTTAAGCCCAAAATGGATCATCTTACCTGCTACCTACCTGGTACACTACTGTTGGGCTATAAGAACGGCATGCCCAAGACGCATCTCCGGTTAGCGACGGATCTGCTGGAAACTTGCTATCAAACGTACATGAAACAACCGACCCAACTGGCCCCGGAGATAACGTACTTCAATGTTAACGGAGAATCAGAGACGGATATCTATGTGAAAACGAACGATGCACACAACCTGCTGCGGCCAGAATTTATCGAAAGTCTGTACTACTTCTACGCCATCACCGGCAATCGCACCTACCAGGACATGGGGTGGACGATCTTTGAAGCGTTCAATCGCTATACCAAGGTAAAGAACGGCTACACGTCGATCGGGAACGTAAAGAGCCCGCTTAACACCCGACCCCGCGATATGATGGAGAGCTTCTGGCTGGGTGAAACGCTCAAGTACTTCTATCTGCTGTTCAGCGATGATCGAAACGAGATTGATCTCGACAAGTACGTGTTCAACACGGAAGCACATCCACTACCAATTCGAGTTGATTCAACAGTTTAA
- the LOC125948289 gene encoding endoplasmic reticulum mannosyl-oligosaccharide 1,2-alpha-mannosidase isoform X2, whose amino-acid sequence MTMKTEHVSVTLPVSNEPLIVSSVASRKSLKRHWNQLSRFQKNLACILVAGCFIFYIIFFMRPLDDPSQSSDAAAIELIQIAPFKERGPTNDRQRAVIEAFKHSWKGYKEYAWGHDNLKPISMGFSDWFGLGLTIVDSLDTLYIMDLQDEFDEARAWVEKYLKFDGNREVNLFEVTIRVVGGLLSAYHLSGDRMFLDKAIDLGNRLLPCFDSPSGIPFSDVNIGSLTAHAPKWSPDSSTSEVATIQLEFRDLSRTSDNPVFEKVAARVNLKIHELDKNEGLVPIFINANTGQFRNFATVSLGARADSYYEYLLKQWLQTGKKKDDYLIEDYQLSMRGVMNQLVRTTPNEKHLYIGELINGKDFKPKMDHLTCYLPGTLLLGYKNGMPKTHLRLATDLLETCYQTYMKQPTQLAPEITYFNVNGESETDIYVKTNDAHNLLRPEFIESLYYFYAITGNRTYQDMGWTIFEAFNRYTKVKNGYTSIGNVKSPLNTRPRDMMESFWLGETLKYFYLLFSDDRNEIDLDKYVFNTEAHPLPIRVDSTV is encoded by the exons atgacgatgaagacggAACACGTTTCGGTAACGCTACCGGTGAGCAACGAACCGTTAATTGTTAGTAGCGTGGCGAGTAGGAAAAGCCTTAAACGA CACTGGAATCAGCTGTCTCGGTTTCAAAAGAATCTGGCCTGCATTTTAGTTGCcggatgtttcattttctacaTCATATTCTTCATGCGGCCTCTAGACGATCCTTCCCAAAGCTCGGACGCGGCTGCGATTGAGCTAATACAGATAGCACCGTTTAAAGAGAGG GGCCCAACGAATGATCGGCAGAGGGCAGTGATCGAAGCCTTCAAACACTCGTGGAAGGGCTACAAAGAGTACGCTTGGGGTCATGACAATCTGAAACCGATCTCCATGGGCTTCTCGGATTGGTTCGGCTTGGGCCTAACCATCGTCGATTCGCTTGATACACTCTACATCATGGATTTGCAAGACGAGTTCGACGAGGCACGGGCCTGGGTGGAAAAGTATCTTAAATTCGACGGCAACCGTGAGGTTAATCTGTTCGAGGTAACGATCCGCGTCGTTGGTGGCTTGCTGAGTGCCTATCATCTCAGCGGCGATCGGATGTTTCTCGATAAAGCAATCGATCTAGGCAATCGGTTGTTGCCATGCTTCGATTCCCCTTCCGGCATTCCTTTCTCGGACGTTAACATTGGTTCATTGACGGCTCACGCACCTAAGTGGTCACCGGACAGCTCGACCAGCGAGGTCGCAACGATACAGTTAGAGTTTCGTGATCTTTCGCGTACCTCCGACAATCCGGTCTTCGAGAAG GTGGCTGCTAGAGTGAATCTCAAGATACACGAACTGGACAAGAACGAAGGTCTGGTGCCGATTTTCATCAACGCTAACACGGGACAGTTCCGCAACTTTGCAACGGTGTCGCTTGGCGCTCGGGCCGATTCGTATTACGAGTATTTATTAAAACAGTGGCTTcaaacgggaaaaaagaaggatgATTA TCTCATCGAAGACTATCAACTGTCGATGCGCGGCGTTATGAATCAGCTCGTCCGAACTACACCAAATGAGAAGCACCTGTACATCGGTGAGCTGATCAATGGCAAGGACTTTAAGCCCAAAATGGATCATCTTACCTGCTACCTACCTGGTACACTACTGTTGGGCTATAAGAACGGCATGCCCAAGACGCATCTCCGGTTAGCGACGGATCTGCTGGAAACTTGCTATCAAACGTACATGAAACAACCGACCCAACTGGCCCCGGAGATAACGTACTTCAATGTTAACGGAGAATCAGAGACGGATATCTATGTGAAAACGAACGATGCACACAACCTGCTGCGGCCAGAATTTATCGAAAGTCTGTACTACTTCTACGCCATCACCGGCAATCGCACCTACCAGGACATGGGGTGGACGATCTTTGAAGCGTTCAATCGCTATACCAAGGTAAAGAACGGCTACACGTCGATCGGGAACGTAAAGAGCCCGCTTAACACCCGACCCCGCGATATGATGGAGAGCTTCTGGCTGGGTGAAACGCTCAAGTACTTCTATCTGCTGTTCAGCGATGATCGAAACGAGATTGATCTCGACAAGTACGTGTTCAACACGGAAGCACATCCACTACCAATTCGAGTTGATTCAACAGTTTAA